The genomic DNA CGGAAGGAAAACAGCGAGTGGGAGGAAGTGGCGGGCGCAGCAGGTTGCTCCCGCTGCAGCGATTGCTCCAGCGCAACCTGCAACGCGGCCTCCAGCTCTTCCAGGCTTTTGAAGCGGCGCAGCAGGGAGCGGTCACCGGCGCGCTCGATGATGCTGACGAGAATCCCCGGAATTTCCGCTTGCAATGCGGCGAGCGAGGGGGGCGGAAGCTGGTGAATATCGGCCGGGCTGGCCAGCTCCTCCTGCTTGGCAAAGGGCGGCTCACCCGTCACCAATTCATACAAGATCATCCCGATCGCATAGATATCACCGGCGGGCGCCAGCGTGCCGTGCAGCAGCCATTCTGGTGCACGATAGCGCCAGCTTGTGCCGGACAACCGTTTCCCCGGCGCGGGTGTTTCAACGAACTCCGGCACGAAGAAGTCGGTGATCTTGAGCTCGCCGTTGGCCATCAGCCAAATGTTGGAGGGTTTGAGATTGCCGTGCACAATGTTCTGCCGGTGCGTTTGCAGCAACACCCGGCAAATCTTGATGCCAATGGCCGAGGTCTCAAAGGGCGAGAAGCGGCCTTTGTTGGCCAGGCTTTGCGCGAGGGATGAGCCTTCGAGATATTCCCGCACATAGTAAAACAGGCCATCCTGAAAGCCGAGATCGTAGAGCAGCGCCAGCCCGGGTTGCTCGAGGCGGCCGAGGCGCTGCAGCGTCTTGATCATTTCTTCGCGCAGGCTGCGATCTTTTGAAAGCTGCAGACTGCGCTGCGGGCTGAGCGCCTTGAGGATGACGCGCCGCTCCAGTTGCCGGTCGCGGCCGCGGTAGGTGCCGGCGAATCCGTTGTGGCGCAGCCGCTCCAGCACCAGAAATTTTCCCAGGGGATGGCTGCGTTTCTCATCGACATAATCCAGGGGGTTATACCAGACTGCTTCATAGGCCTCGACCCGGAATCCCGGCAACTCGGAGACATAAGTGCCGCCCGGGCGCGCCGCCACTGCGTCCGGGTTCAATTCCCGCTCATAAAAGCCGCGTTCGAGCAGCAGGCGACTGCTGCCGGCCGGCTGGGTCTGGCCGGCTGCGGTCGACCGCGCCACCAGCAGATTGAGCGCGAGATGCAGCGCCGCGAGTGCCTGCGCCGCCGAGGCGGCTTCCGGGGGCACGGCATGCACCACCATCGAAACGGCCAGCCGGCTGACTTCCGGGACGGAAAAGTTGTAGTTTTCGATTTTGTGCAGCAGGGCGACGCCGGCTTGCGCCAGGGGCAAGGATTCGCCAGCCACGGCAATCAGACCATCGCTGAGCGTGAAACAGACGGCCGCCACCGCCTTGCCGAGAAACTTGGCGGAGAAATTCAAGAAGCGACCGGCGAGGTTCTCCGCCAGTTGCGGACTGGTTTGTTGTGCAATTTTTTCCAGATTGTCGATCTGAAGCACCAGCACGCGCAGCGTGGCGCCGGGGAGCTGCAGGCGGGAGGCATCCATTCCCAAATCCGAAGCCAGCCGCGAAAACAGTTCACCCGCCAAACCGGCGGCGGTGAGCGGCACGCCGGCCTCGCTGGCATTGGCAGGCTCGATGAGCGGCGGTGACGCCGGCAGCGGTGTGGCCGATTGTTGGTCGAGCAAGCGCGATTCGATCAGACGCAAAGCATGCTGCAACCGGCAAAACTCCCGTACCAGGCTGATACTGTTCAGCCTGCCATGCGCCGCCAGCGCACGATTGATGATCTGCGCTGCCGCGGGTGGATAGGCGACGCCCTCCGGCTCGCGGTGGATGCGCATAGCCGTGATTACACCGAGCAGGCGGTGAATCAGCTCGCGGTGCGGGCTGACAGCGGCGAGACGCTCCAGCAGGCTCTCGGCTTCGCTTTCGCGGCCGAGTTGCCAGGCGAGCTGCTGCAGCCGCGACAAGTTGTCCGCCTCCCGGCCGCGCTCCAATTGCACCACTTGTTTGAGCGCTTCATAAGCATGCGGCAGTTGATTTTGGCTGTGGAAATAAACAAAGAAGGCCTGATAGATTTCCTTTTCGAAGGGCGGTTGAAACGCCAGCGCGCGTTGATAGACCCGAAAGGAGAATTCGTCGCGCACATGCTGCGCCAGCAGCAACTGGCAGAGTTTCAGGCACAGCCCCTCCTCGTGCGGAAACAGCTCGAAAGCACGCGCATAGGCGGCCTTGGCCGCCGGCGAATAATCGCGGCGTGCGAGATGGGCAAGGGCGAGTTTGTGGAAAATCTCCGGCGACTCGGCGCCAGCCTGCCGCAATTGTTCGAGTTTCTCGATGGCCTCGGCGTACTGGCCCCGGCTGTAGTAGGCCTCGGCGAGTGTTTGCAGAATGGCAATGAGACGACTGGCCTGTGGGGGTAAATTGGTCATCGCAAGTGTGAACGCGCAACGAGGTGTCCTTAGTTCTGCCGGTTGAATTCCAATGGTTTGACGTCGCCCTCCAGCACTTTGATGTTTGCGCGTTGATGCATGATGCGACCCAGACTGTCTTTGATCGCGATGGTATACTGGCCCGGGCGCAGGAAGAAGCCGACATCGGCGACCTGGCGCACCGGCCCGATCAACGTCTCATTGACAAACAGCAGCGCACCGTTGTAGCGCGGCCGGTTCAAGCCGGGCAGATAGATGCGGCCGCCGGCTTGCGGCACCAGGCTGGTGGTTTGTGCCGTGAGGCTGTTTTCATCCCTGCGCTCGATGACATTGGGAAAAGCATTCGGCGTCTCTTCGGTCGCAGCCGTCTCGGCGGCCGGCAGCGGGTAGGAGTCGCCGGCGCCTGCCGTCGCTGCGGTTGCCTGTGCTCGCAGGGAATCGCTCTCGGCATTTTTGCCGGGCGCTGTTGTCTGCGCCTCCGCGTCTGCCGCTGTGCCGGGAGCGGACGGTTGCGCGGGCAGGTCAAACAGGCTGCTGTCGAGCTGCACCACGGTAATGCCGTCGCGGGTATTGGAATCACTCGCCGGCAGCAGCCCGGCATGGGTTTCCCCGCCGCTTTCGCCCGAAGCGTCGGCCTCGCCGTGATGGTTGAAAAACGAACGCATCACGCCAAAACCCGAGGCCGCCAGGAGCAGGAGCAACACGCCCGCCACCAGCAAGCGCCGCGGCGAACGCATTCGCCGTTGCGGCGAGGCGTGCGGCACTTCGGCATGGCGATACTGTTTCTTGATGAAGCGGTCCTCCAGCGGCATGAGCTTGGCCGGCTCATTGGGGATGGTCATTTTGGCTTCCCCCCAGGGCGAGGCCTTGTTCGACACTTTGCGCACGCGCGCGGCGGCCGCGGTGATGTTATCGGAACCATTGACCTCTTTGGCGTGCTGCACCAGTTGCTCCAGGCACTTCTGCAGGCCGGAATCGTCGCGCGGCGCGAGCGCTTTGAGAATCTCCTGCTCCGGCAGAGCGTTGTGCAAGCCGTCGGTGCACAGCAGGAAGGTGGTGTTGGAGGTGAGCGGAAACCATTGCACGTCGATCTTGACCGAGGGATGGGTGCCGAGCGCGCGCGTCAGGACGTTTTTCTTGCGGAAATGATGCGCCTGCTCCGCGCTGATGTCACGGTCCTGCAACAGTTCATTGATCCAACTGTGATCCTCGGTGAGCGCTTGAATCTTCTCGCGCGTCAGGCGGTAGATGCGGCTGTCACCAACATGCACCACACAGGCGGAATGATCGGAGAAGGCCATGGCGGCGAGCGTGGTGCCCATGCCGCGCAGCGAGGGATCCTGTTCGGCCATCAGGTAGAGGCGGCGGTTGGCCAGGCGCGCGCCCAACACCAGTCGCAGGGCCAGCACCGGCAGGCGGTCG from candidate division KSB1 bacterium includes the following:
- a CDS encoding protein kinase gives rise to the protein MTNLPPQASRLIAILQTLAEAYYSRGQYAEAIEKLEQLRQAGAESPEIFHKLALAHLARRDYSPAAKAAYARAFELFPHEEGLCLKLCQLLLAQHVRDEFSFRVYQRALAFQPPFEKEIYQAFFVYFHSQNQLPHAYEALKQVVQLERGREADNLSRLQQLAWQLGRESEAESLLERLAAVSPHRELIHRLLGVITAMRIHREPEGVAYPPAAAQIINRALAAHGRLNSISLVREFCRLQHALRLIESRLLDQQSATPLPASPPLIEPANASEAGVPLTAAGLAGELFSRLASDLGMDASRLQLPGATLRVLVLQIDNLEKIAQQTSPQLAENLAGRFLNFSAKFLGKAVAAVCFTLSDGLIAVAGESLPLAQAGVALLHKIENYNFSVPEVSRLAVSMVVHAVPPEAASAAQALAALHLALNLLVARSTAAGQTQPAGSSRLLLERGFYERELNPDAVAARPGGTYVSELPGFRVEAYEAVWYNPLDYVDEKRSHPLGKFLVLERLRHNGFAGTYRGRDRQLERRVILKALSPQRSLQLSKDRSLREEMIKTLQRLGRLEQPGLALLYDLGFQDGLFYYVREYLEGSSLAQSLANKGRFSPFETSAIGIKICRVLLQTHRQNIVHGNLKPSNIWLMANGELKITDFFVPEFVETPAPGKRLSGTSWRYRAPEWLLHGTLAPAGDIYAIGMILYELVTGEPPFAKQEELASPADIHQLPPPSLAALQAEIPGILVSIIERAGDRSLLRRFKSLEELEAALQVALEQSLQREQPAAPATSSHSLFSFRRMLKSRNE
- a CDS encoding protein phosphatase 2C domain-containing protein — encoded protein: MEILMAAATDRGTVRESNEDFFYYSRKKNLIIVCDGMGGHKAGETASRVAGETMRDIFLYPDLAEIARLGQDITDRLPVLALRLVLGARLANRRLYLMAEQDPSLRGMGTTLAAMAFSDHSACVVHVGDSRIYRLTREKIQALTEDHSWINELLQDRDISAEQAHHFRKKNVLTRALGTHPSVKIDVQWFPLTSNTTFLLCTDGLHNALPEQEILKALAPRDDSGLQKCLEQLVQHAKEVNGSDNITAAAARVRKVSNKASPWGEAKMTIPNEPAKLMPLEDRFIKKQYRHAEVPHASPQRRMRSPRRLLVAGVLLLLLAASGFGVMRSFFNHHGEADASGESGGETHAGLLPASDSNTRDGITVVQLDSSLFDLPAQPSAPGTAADAEAQTTAPGKNAESDSLRAQATAATAGAGDSYPLPAAETAATEETPNAFPNVIERRDENSLTAQTTSLVPQAGGRIYLPGLNRPRYNGALLFVNETLIGPVRQVADVGFFLRPGQYTIAIKDSLGRIMHQRANIKVLEGDVKPLEFNRQN